The following proteins are co-located in the Paracoccaceae bacterium Fryx2 genome:
- a CDS encoding Fur family transcriptional regulator → MQTADRSTPAFQPHDHAHCAGDGLARADALARERGLRLTPVRRRTLEILLEAHRALGAYDVLERLAAEGYGNQPPVAYRALEFLVEQGLAHRIRRLNAFTACMHPGEAHAPAFLICRSCSVVAEAPAAPVRAALDRAAADLGFVIERSNIEALGLCPACRDGVAA, encoded by the coding sequence GTGCAGACCGCCGACCGATCGACCCCCGCCTTCCAGCCGCATGACCACGCCCACTGCGCCGGCGACGGGCTGGCGCGCGCCGACGCATTGGCCCGCGAGCGCGGGCTGCGGCTGACGCCGGTGCGCCGCCGCACACTGGAGATATTGCTCGAGGCGCACCGGGCGCTGGGCGCCTATGACGTGCTGGAACGGCTGGCGGCCGAAGGCTACGGCAACCAGCCGCCGGTCGCCTATCGCGCGCTGGAGTTTCTGGTGGAACAGGGGCTGGCGCATCGCATCCGGCGGCTGAACGCCTTCACCGCCTGCATGCACCCGGGCGAGGCCCATGCGCCGGCCTTCCTGATCTGCCGGTCGTGCAGCGTGGTGGCCGAAGCCCCGGCCGCCCCGGTGCGAGCGGCGCTGGACCGGGCGGCGGCCGATCTGGGCTTCGTGATCGAGCGCAGCAACATCGAGGCGCTGGGCCTGTGCCCCGCCTGCCGCGACGGGGTTGCGGCGTGA
- a CDS encoding metal ABC transporter permease encodes MLDDFLLRAVLAGVGLSLAAGPLGSFVVWRRMAYFGDATAHAAILGVALALATELPVGLGTLLVALAMAVTVSALAARGWAMDTTLGVLAHSALALGLVAASFVPEVRSDLSAWLFGDILAVSRGDLAFIWGGALLVAGLLAWRWSGLLTATLSEDLAHASGVNPDRERLILTLALAVVVAVALKVVGALLIAALLIIPAAAARGFARTPEAMAGIAVAIGALATFGGLQMSLAFDTPAGPSIISVAAAVFVVSALAGQMRRG; translated from the coding sequence ATGCTTGACGATTTTCTGTTGCGGGCGGTGCTGGCGGGGGTCGGGCTGTCGCTGGCGGCGGGGCCGCTGGGGTCTTTCGTGGTGTGGCGGCGGATGGCCTATTTCGGCGATGCCACGGCCCATGCCGCCATTCTGGGCGTGGCACTGGCGCTGGCGACCGAATTGCCGGTGGGGCTTGGCACGCTGCTGGTGGCGCTGGCGATGGCGGTGACGGTTTCGGCGCTGGCGGCGCGCGGCTGGGCGATGGACACGACGCTGGGGGTGCTGGCGCATTCGGCGCTGGCGCTGGGGCTGGTGGCGGCGAGCTTCGTGCCCGAGGTGCGCTCGGACCTTTCGGCCTGGCTGTTCGGCGACATACTGGCGGTGTCGCGCGGCGACCTGGCCTTCATCTGGGGCGGGGCGCTGCTGGTGGCAGGGCTGCTGGCATGGCGCTGGTCGGGGCTGCTGACCGCGACGCTGAGCGAGGATCTGGCCCATGCCTCGGGCGTGAACCCGGACCGCGAGCGGCTGATCCTGACGCTGGCGCTGGCGGTGGTGGTGGCGGTTGCGCTGAAGGTGGTGGGGGCGCTGCTGATTGCCGCGCTGCTGATCATCCCGGCGGCGGCGGCGCGGGGCTTTGCGCGCACGCCCGAGGCGATGGCCGGAATCGCGGTCGCAATCGGGGCGCTGGCGACCTTCGGCGGGTTGCAGATGTCGCTGGCTTTCGACACCCCGGCGGGGCCGTCGATCATCAGTGTGGCGGCGGCGGTTTTCGTGGTGTCGGCGCTGGCGGGGCAGATGCGGCGCGGGTGA
- a CDS encoding EF-hand domain-containing protein — translation MNRISLIAAGIALAGGGALAQTGTPGQNFMAVWDLDADGRVTVAEATEQRGNVFASFDADEDGRLTGAEYDLLDEARANARERNGMGHDMRGKGFGRGQGLGLGMGGNGSANAGMERVFNDADGDGMVSRDEFLARASDWLAMMDRDGDGAVTAQDFPGNQQRRPNRG, via the coding sequence ATGAACCGTATCTCGTTGATCGCCGCCGGAATCGCCTTGGCCGGGGGCGGTGCCCTTGCCCAGACCGGCACCCCGGGCCAGAACTTCATGGCGGTCTGGGATCTGGACGCCGACGGCCGCGTGACGGTTGCAGAGGCCACCGAACAGCGCGGCAATGTCTTTGCCAGCTTTGACGCCGACGAGGATGGCCGCCTGACCGGTGCCGAATACGACCTGCTGGACGAGGCCCGCGCCAACGCGCGCGAACGGAACGGCATGGGCCATGACATGCGCGGCAAGGGCTTCGGGCGTGGTCAGGGCCTGGGCCTGGGCATGGGCGGCAACGGGTCGGCCAATGCCGGGATGGAGCGGGTGTTCAACGACGCCGACGGCGATGGCATGGTCAGCCGCGACGAGTTTCTGGCCCGCGCCTCCGACTGGCTGGCGATGATGGACCGCGACGGCGACGGCGCGGTGACGGCGCAGGACTTCCCGGGCAACCAGCAGCGGCGCCCGAATCGGGGGTGA
- a CDS encoding carboxymuconolactone decarboxylase family protein, translated as MDWKTKNSDIRDQLRVLNRAIPETAKGFGALSKGVKEGGVLDHKTKEFVALGIAVSQRCEACIGLHVEALVKAGASREECGDVLAMAIQMGGGPALMYAAKAMAAWDELSATEA; from the coding sequence ATGGACTGGAAGACCAAGAACAGCGACATCCGCGACCAGCTTCGCGTGCTGAACCGCGCCATCCCCGAAACCGCCAAGGGCTTCGGCGCCCTGTCGAAGGGCGTCAAGGAAGGCGGGGTGCTGGATCACAAGACCAAGGAGTTCGTGGCATTGGGCATCGCGGTGTCGCAACGCTGCGAGGCGTGCATCGGGCTGCATGTCGAGGCGCTGGTCAAGGCCGGGGCCAGCCGCGAGGAATGCGGCGACGTGCTGGCCATGGCCATCCAGATGGGCGGCGGCCCGGCGCTGATGTATGCCGCCAAGGCAATGGCCGCCTGGGACGAATTGTCTGCCACCGAGGCGTGA
- a CDS encoding DUF6152 family protein, which produces MKRALPFLIIALAAVPATAHHGWGSYNADAPITIAGEIEDITLGNPHGEMTVPHDGAPWLITLAPLTRMNARGATEAVLKVGVEVTAHGYPKSDGTAEIRAEWVEVDGRRYELR; this is translated from the coding sequence ATGAAACGTGCTTTGCCGTTCCTGATTATTGCCCTGGCCGCCGTGCCGGCTACCGCGCACCACGGCTGGGGATCCTACAATGCCGATGCCCCGATCACCATCGCAGGCGAGATCGAGGACATCACGCTGGGCAATCCGCATGGCGAGATGACCGTTCCGCATGACGGCGCGCCGTGGCTGATCACGCTGGCGCCGCTGACGCGGATGAACGCGCGCGGGGCGACCGAGGCGGTGCTGAAGGTCGGCGTCGAAGTGACGGCCCATGGCTATCCCAAAAGCGACGGCACGGCCGAGATCCGCGCCGAGTGGGTCGAGGTCGACGGTCGGCGCTACGAGTTGCGCTGA
- a CDS encoding DUF938 domain-containing protein, whose translation MTLRLPDSGAPVSPDGRRHAPSAERNAAAILAVLRAEAPARGRLLELASGTGQHAAMFAAALPGLDWQPTDADPGALASIAAWGAAADSVNLAAPVLLDAAQPGWGAGWAGQDVVLLVNLLHLIPEADAGVVLAEAARALAPDGKLLIYGPFLRDGKTTSEGDAAFHASLQAQDARIGYKDLAWVEGRLAAAGLGLRIVEMPANNLMIVTFKH comes from the coding sequence ATGACGCTGCGGCTGCCCGATTCCGGCGCGCCGGTGTCGCCCGACGGGCGCCGCCACGCGCCTTCGGCCGAACGCAATGCGGCGGCCATTCTTGCCGTGCTGCGGGCCGAGGCTCCGGCGCGGGGCCGGCTGCTGGAACTGGCGTCGGGCACCGGGCAGCACGCCGCGATGTTCGCCGCCGCCCTGCCGGGTCTCGACTGGCAGCCGACCGATGCCGATCCGGGTGCGCTGGCCTCGATCGCCGCATGGGGTGCGGCGGCGGACAGCGTGAACCTGGCCGCCCCGGTGCTGCTCGATGCCGCGCAGCCCGGCTGGGGGGCCGGTTGGGCCGGGCAGGATGTGGTGCTGCTGGTCAACCTGTTGCACCTGATCCCCGAGGCCGACGCAGGCGTGGTGCTGGCCGAGGCGGCGCGGGCGCTGGCCCCGGACGGCAAGCTGCTGATCTATGGCCCCTTCCTGCGCGATGGGAAAACCACCAGCGAGGGCGACGCGGCCTTCCACGCCAGCCTGCAGGCGCAGGATGCGCGCATCGGCTACAAGGATCTGGCCTGGGTCGAAGGCCGTCTGGCGGCGGCCGGGCTGGGATTGCGGATTGTCGAAATGCCCGCCAACAATCTGATGATTGTCACATTCAAGCATTGA
- a CDS encoding urate hydroxylase PuuD, whose amino-acid sequence MMTDAVYDWVVLWEWVQIAARWTHVITAVAWIGSSFYFIALDLGLQKAPGMAEGVSGEEWQVHGGGFYHVQKYMVAPARLPEHLTWFKWESYATWLSGFALLVLVYYLGAEFYLVDPEVLDIPVWQAIAISVGSLLFGWLAYDALCKTRFGMDNTRLMVLLFGLLVAMAWGYTQVFSGRAALLHLGAFTATLMSGNVFMTIMPNQRIVVADLKAGRKPDPKYGRIARQRSVHNNYLTLPVLFLMLSNHYPLVFATEWNWLIASLVFLMGVTIRHYFNTMHARKGRPSWTWAATAILFLIIAWLSTAPMRLPAPEAALTGSALRYAEASGFDEVTDIVLGRCSMCHAAEPSWEGLHWPPKGVVLESPAQIAHEARRIYLQAGLTHAMPPGNLSYIEPQERAKIVAWFRGAVGPEEG is encoded by the coding sequence ATGATGACGGATGCGGTTTACGACTGGGTCGTGCTGTGGGAATGGGTGCAGATCGCGGCGCGCTGGACGCATGTGATCACGGCGGTGGCGTGGATCGGGTCTTCGTTCTATTTCATCGCGCTGGATCTGGGCTTGCAGAAGGCGCCGGGGATGGCCGAAGGCGTTTCGGGCGAGGAATGGCAGGTGCACGGCGGCGGGTTCTACCATGTGCAGAAATACATGGTCGCCCCGGCCCGATTGCCCGAGCATCTGACCTGGTTCAAATGGGAAAGCTATGCCACCTGGCTATCGGGGTTCGCCCTGCTGGTGCTGGTGTATTACCTGGGGGCAGAGTTCTATCTGGTCGACCCGGAGGTGCTGGACATTCCGGTGTGGCAGGCCATCGCGATATCGGTCGGCTCGCTGCTGTTCGGCTGGCTGGCCTATGACGCGCTGTGCAAGACACGTTTCGGGATGGACAACACGCGGCTGATGGTGCTGCTGTTCGGGCTGCTGGTGGCGATGGCCTGGGGCTACACGCAGGTTTTCTCGGGCCGGGCGGCGCTGCTGCATCTGGGGGCCTTCACCGCGACGCTGATGAGCGGCAACGTGTTCATGACCATCATGCCCAATCAGCGGATCGTGGTCGCCGACCTGAAGGCCGGGCGCAAGCCCGACCCGAAATATGGCCGGATCGCCCGGCAGCGCAGCGTGCACAACAACTACCTGACGCTGCCGGTGCTGTTCCTGATGCTGTCGAACCATTACCCGCTGGTGTTCGCGACGGAATGGAACTGGCTGATTGCCAGCCTCGTGTTCCTGATGGGGGTCACGATCCGGCATTATTTCAACACGATGCACGCCCGGAAGGGGCGGCCAAGCTGGACCTGGGCCGCGACCGCGATCCTGTTCCTGATCATCGCCTGGCTGTCGACCGCGCCGATGCGGCTGCCCGCCCCCGAGGCCGCGCTGACCGGATCGGCGCTGCGCTATGCCGAAGCCTCCGGCTTCGACGAGGTGACCGACATCGTGCTGGGCCGCTGTTCGATGTGCCATGCGGCAGAGCCGTCGTGGGAAGGGCTGCACTGGCCGCCGAAGGGCGTGGTGCTGGAAAGCCCGGCCCAGATCGCCCACGAGGCGCGGCGGATCTATCTGCAGGCGGGTCTGACCCATGCGATGCCGCCCGGTAACCTAAGCTACATCGAACCCCAGGAAAGGGCAAAGATCGTGGCGTGGTTTCGTGGCGCTGTCGGGCCGGAGGAAGGCTAG
- a CDS encoding GH25 family lysozyme, giving the protein MRLPLMFAACALALLAACGSPGPKAAPGAPPVAVQPPRFADADPHPWSGGTPHDHAVHGIDVSRFQGLVDWPTARAAGVSFAFLKATEGGDLVDPMFLANWRAAGRAGVPRGAYHFHYHCRPAAEQARWFIANVPRTPGALPPVLDMEWTPFSPTCTLRPAASHIRSEAAIFLDALERHYGQRPLLYTSIDFYRDNQMWLVPRTEYWLRSVAAHPAELYGGRPWTFWQYTSTGLVPGSPGKTDINVFHGSAAAWADWLARRTR; this is encoded by the coding sequence ATGCGCCTTCCCCTGATGTTTGCCGCCTGCGCCCTTGCCCTTCTGGCCGCCTGCGGCAGCCCCGGCCCGAAGGCCGCACCCGGTGCCCCACCCGTCGCCGTTCAGCCGCCGCGCTTCGCCGATGCCGACCCGCATCCGTGGAGCGGTGGAACACCACATGACCATGCGGTGCACGGCATCGACGTGTCGCGCTTTCAGGGGCTGGTGGACTGGCCGACGGCGCGGGCGGCGGGGGTCAGCTTTGCCTTCCTGAAGGCGACCGAAGGCGGCGATCTGGTTGACCCGATGTTTCTTGCCAACTGGCGCGCCGCCGGGCGGGCTGGCGTGCCGCGCGGCGCCTACCATTTCCACTACCATTGCCGCCCGGCCGCCGAACAGGCGCGCTGGTTCATCGCCAACGTGCCGCGCACGCCCGGCGCGCTGCCGCCGGTGCTCGACATGGAATGGACGCCGTTTTCCCCGACCTGCACCCTGCGCCCGGCCGCCAGCCATATCCGGTCCGAGGCCGCGATCTTCCTTGACGCGCTGGAACGTCACTACGGCCAGCGCCCGCTGCTTTACACCAGCATCGACTTCTACCGCGACAACCAGATGTGGCTGGTGCCGCGCACCGAATACTGGCTGCGCTCGGTCGCGGCCCACCCGGCGGAACTTTACGGCGGGCGGCCCTGGACCTTCTGGCAATACACCAGCACCGGGCTGGTGCCGGGCAGCCCCGGCAAGACCGACATCAACGTGTTCCACGGGTCGGCCGCCGCCTGGGCCGACTGGCTGGCGCGCCGCACGCGGTAG
- a CDS encoding aldose epimerase family protein produces MQAAPTRVAPFGSAHGQTVQRILLQAGDLTVALLTWGAVLQSVRLAGVAHDLTLGSDRIDDYLGAMRHHGSVIGPVANRISGAQARIAGRLHRFEANQAGTITLHGGDAGTHLKLWSLVAATADSATLGLTLPDGDGGFPGNRTLAARFEVAPPATLRLTVTATTDAATLINVANHSYWNLDGSADWSGHALRIAADRYLPTTPDFTPTGEIFPTEGTPHDFRTAREITPGAPPLDHCFCLSDARRPLTPVLWLTGRGGTSLTLATTEPGVQVYDGRAALRPGHGPYEGLAIEAQFWPDAPNHPAFPAITLTPGTPWEQVTEWHFAHNPRVQTAPPA; encoded by the coding sequence ATGCAGGCAGCACCAACCCGCGTCGCCCCGTTCGGCAGCGCCCATGGGCAGACGGTCCAGCGCATCCTCCTGCAGGCGGGCGATTTGACAGTTGCCCTTCTGACCTGGGGGGCGGTGCTGCAATCGGTGCGGCTCGCGGGGGTGGCGCATGACCTGACGCTGGGGTCCGACCGGATCGACGACTACCTTGGCGCGATGCGCCACCACGGGTCGGTCATCGGCCCGGTTGCCAACCGCATCAGCGGCGCGCAAGCGCGGATCGCGGGCCGCCTGCACCGTTTCGAGGCCAATCAGGCGGGCACGATCACGCTGCACGGCGGTGACGCGGGCACCCACCTCAAGCTCTGGTCGCTGGTCGCGGCCACGGCTGACAGCGCGACACTCGGCCTGACCCTGCCCGATGGCGACGGCGGCTTTCCCGGCAACCGCACCCTTGCGGCCCGCTTCGAGGTCGCGCCCCCCGCCACGCTGCGCCTGACCGTGACCGCTACGACCGACGCAGCCACCCTGATCAACGTCGCCAACCACAGCTACTGGAACCTTGACGGCAGCGCCGACTGGTCCGGCCACGCCTTGCGCATTGCGGCCGACCGTTACCTGCCCACCACCCCCGATTTCACCCCCACGGGCGAGATCTTCCCGACCGAGGGCACCCCGCACGACTTCCGCACCGCGCGCGAAATCACCCCCGGCGCGCCGCCGCTCGATCATTGCTTCTGCCTGTCGGACGCCCGCCGCCCCCTGACGCCGGTGCTGTGGCTGACCGGCCGCGGCGGCACCTCGCTGACCCTTGCCACCACCGAACCCGGCGTGCAGGTCTATGACGGCCGTGCCGCGCTCCGCCCCGGTCACGGCCCCTACGAGGGGCTGGCGATCGAGGCGCAGTTCTGGCCCGACGCCCCGAACCACCCCGCCTTCCCGGCCATCACCCTGACCCCCGGCACGCCTTGGGAACAGGTGACCGAGTGGCATTTTGCCCACAATCCACGCGTGCAGACCGCGCCACCCGCTTGA
- a CDS encoding metal ABC transporter ATP-binding protein, with product MSLIAADRISVRLAGAEVLQGVSLSVAPGEIVTLIGPNGSGKSTLLRALLGIVPLACGRVSRKAGLRIGYVPQRLQIDRSLPLTAGRFLSLPERRNAADTAAALARVGVPDVAGRPLLALSGGQFQRVLLARALLVAPDLLILDEPTQGLDQPGEAAFYRLIAEVRQETGAGVLMVSHDLHVVMAASDRVICLNGHVCCEGTPRVVSNAPEYRALFGLGTQGALALYQHQHDHDHDHGHGHDHAHPHEAVRLREHGDA from the coding sequence GTGAGCCTGATTGCCGCCGACCGGATCAGCGTCCGGCTGGCCGGGGCAGAGGTGCTGCAGGGCGTCAGCCTGTCGGTCGCTCCGGGCGAGATCGTCACGCTGATCGGGCCGAACGGGTCGGGCAAATCGACGCTGCTGCGGGCGCTTCTGGGCATCGTGCCGCTGGCTTGCGGGCGGGTCAGCCGCAAGGCGGGGCTGCGCATCGGCTATGTGCCGCAGCGGTTGCAGATCGACCGCAGCCTGCCGCTGACGGCAGGGCGCTTCCTGTCGCTGCCCGAGCGGCGCAATGCGGCCGACACCGCGGCAGCGCTGGCGCGGGTGGGGGTGCCGGACGTGGCCGGGCGGCCGCTGCTCGCGCTGTCGGGCGGGCAGTTCCAGCGGGTGCTGCTGGCGCGGGCTCTGCTGGTGGCGCCCGACCTGCTGATACTCGACGAGCCGACGCAGGGGCTGGACCAGCCCGGCGAGGCCGCGTTCTACCGGCTGATCGCCGAGGTGCGGCAGGAAACCGGGGCGGGGGTACTGATGGTCAGCCACGATCTGCATGTGGTGATGGCGGCATCTGACCGGGTGATCTGCCTGAACGGGCACGTCTGCTGCGAAGGGACGCCGCGCGTTGTCTCGAACGCGCCGGAATACCGGGCGCTGTTCGGGCTGGGCACGCAGGGGGCACTGGCGCTGTATCAGCATCAGCACGATCATGACCATGACCACGGCCACGGGCATGACCATGCCCATCCGCACGAGGCGGTCAGGTTGCGGGAACATGGCGATGCTTGA
- a CDS encoding zinc ABC transporter substrate-binding protein, translating to MRYTISLTVASALWAGTAAAEVPRVVTDLPPVHALVSMVMGDLGQPGLLLDRGANAHSFQMRPSQAQALSEADLIVWIGPEMTPWLDRTLRGMETTAAQVHLLDARGTYLQDFRAGGSAGGHDHAKHDHDHAAEASAATEGHDHAEGEGHDHAEGEAHAHAGTDPHAWLDPANGALWLDTIAVALSGLDPANATVYTANAAAAQAQIAATDAEVAAILAPVKDKPFVVFHDAYGYFAGHYGLNVAGSVALGDASSPGAARLADLRAGMQAGSALCIFPEARHDPALVAQMAEGTRVRVGGTLDPEGAMLEPGPGLYPLMLRGLASTLADCLAAD from the coding sequence ATGCGTTATACCATATCTCTTACCGTGGCCAGCGCGCTGTGGGCCGGCACTGCCGCAGCCGAGGTGCCGCGCGTGGTGACCGACCTGCCGCCGGTCCATGCGCTGGTGTCGATGGTGATGGGCGACCTCGGGCAGCCCGGCCTGCTGCTTGACCGCGGCGCCAACGCCCACAGCTTCCAGATGCGCCCCAGCCAGGCGCAGGCCCTGTCGGAAGCCGACCTGATCGTGTGGATCGGCCCCGAGATGACCCCTTGGCTCGACCGCACGCTGCGGGGCATGGAAACCACGGCGGCGCAGGTGCATCTGCTCGACGCGCGCGGCACCTACCTTCAGGATTTTCGCGCAGGCGGGAGCGCAGGCGGGCACGACCACGCCAAGCATGATCACGACCACGCCGCAGAGGCCTCAGCCGCGACCGAAGGCCATGACCATGCCGAAGGCGAAGGCCATGACCATGCTGAAGGCGAGGCCCACGCCCACGCCGGCACCGACCCGCACGCCTGGCTCGACCCGGCCAATGGCGCGCTGTGGCTGGACACCATCGCCGTTGCCCTGTCTGGCCTCGATCCCGCAAATGCCACGGTCTATACCGCCAATGCCGCCGCCGCCCAGGCGCAGATCGCGGCGACGGATGCCGAGGTCGCGGCCATCCTCGCCCCGGTCAAGGACAAGCCCTTCGTCGTGTTCCATGACGCCTACGGCTACTTCGCCGGCCATTACGGGCTGAATGTGGCAGGCTCGGTGGCGCTGGGCGATGCCTCTTCGCCCGGCGCAGCGCGTCTGGCCGACCTGCGTGCCGGAATGCAGGCCGGCAGCGCGCTCTGCATCTTCCCCGAGGCGCGGCATGACCCGGCGCTGGTGGCGCAGATGGCCGAGGGCACCCGCGTCAGGGTCGGCGGCACGCTCGACCCCGAAGGCGCGATGCTCGAACCCGGCCCCGGGCTTTACCCCTTGATGCTGCGCGGCCTTGCCTCCACCCTTGCCGACTGCCTTGCCGCCGACTGA
- a CDS encoding FAD-dependent oxidoreductase, translating into MSAPSKTHVKALVVGGGAVGTGIAYHLAKAGWDTMLVERDELTSGSTWHAAGLLPLFNMGYATTHIHKYSVDFYKGLEAETGLNPGFYVVGNLRMAQTQERMDEYMLYSSVAESAGVHHEFLTPAQMKDRWPLVRTGDLKGALFHPQDGYINPADVTQAMAKGARQLGCTIERRIQVNGYRWTGSEWVVTCARMVETGGNLVASDDTFEITAEHVVTATGNHAQRTARLLGIRIPAIPVEHQYIVTEPDPALVEWRKTNPQHPVLRDADAKWYVREERGGWILGPYERNAPARFLYDVPQSFRADLFPLDLERIEVEYMSMIHRLPSSETVGLKDDFNGPICYTPDGNPLVGAAPGLRNMWLAEGFSFGITAAGGTGYYLAQMMVQGEAEIDMAGLDPRRFGGWMTTEYAARKNEECYDHVFILHHPDEERPACRPLRTAPVYDRQVALGAQFGQVNGWERPNYYGPVGAPEHFDHDSRSFRRGAWWEYAKAEAEALRSTAGLIDATAFTKHIVRGPGATAFLDWFTTNKLPAVGRINLTYALTPTGTTRTEYTIVRNGPDDYYLVSAGAWTAYDADYMRKCAEDKAPEFGHIDIRDVTTQWGVFALAGPNARAILREIVKDADPDSVLSNKRFPWLSARRIELGMCPVSAIRVAYTGELGWELHHPIEMQRYLWDLLLAAGAKHGMKLVGARAQNWLRQEKSYRAFGTELGRDATPLEAGLDRFVDLTKDFQGKQAMLDTGIRAKCVTVLIDGPTDADPWGKEALFHDGAKVGRLTSGGWSVAFGKQIGMGYVPPALATVGTRLKVRMLLQDWDAVVVEDSPHDPANARIRIDG; encoded by the coding sequence ATGAGTGCCCCGTCCAAAACCCATGTCAAAGCCCTCGTCGTCGGTGGTGGCGCAGTCGGCACCGGCATCGCCTATCATCTGGCGAAGGCGGGCTGGGACACCATGCTGGTCGAGCGCGACGAACTGACCAGCGGCTCCACCTGGCACGCCGCGGGGCTCTTGCCGCTGTTCAACATGGGCTATGCCACCACCCACATCCACAAGTATTCGGTCGATTTCTACAAGGGGCTGGAGGCCGAGACCGGGCTGAACCCCGGCTTCTACGTCGTGGGCAACCTGCGCATGGCGCAGACGCAGGAACGGATGGACGAATACATGCTGTATTCCTCGGTCGCGGAAAGCGCCGGGGTGCATCATGAATTCCTGACCCCGGCGCAGATGAAGGACCGCTGGCCGCTGGTGCGGACCGGCGACCTGAAGGGAGCACTGTTCCACCCGCAGGACGGCTACATCAACCCCGCCGACGTGACGCAGGCGATGGCCAAGGGCGCGCGGCAACTGGGCTGCACCATCGAGCGCCGCATTCAGGTGAACGGCTACCGCTGGACGGGGTCGGAGTGGGTCGTGACCTGTGCCCGGATGGTCGAGACCGGCGGCAATCTGGTGGCCTCGGACGACACGTTCGAGATCACCGCCGAGCATGTGGTGACCGCCACCGGCAACCACGCGCAGCGCACCGCGCGGCTGCTGGGCATCCGCATCCCGGCGATTCCGGTCGAGCATCAGTATATCGTGACCGAGCCCGACCCCGCGCTGGTCGAGTGGCGCAAGACCAACCCGCAGCACCCGGTGCTGCGCGATGCCGATGCCAAGTGGTATGTGCGCGAAGAGCGTGGCGGCTGGATTCTGGGGCCCTATGAGCGCAACGCTCCGGCCCGGTTCCTCTACGACGTGCCGCAAAGCTTCCGCGCCGACCTGTTCCCGCTGGATCTGGAGCGGATCGAGGTGGAATACATGTCGATGATCCACCGCCTGCCCTCGTCGGAGACCGTGGGGCTGAAGGATGATTTCAACGGCCCGATCTGCTACACGCCTGACGGCAACCCGCTGGTCGGCGCCGCCCCCGGCCTGCGCAACATGTGGCTGGCCGAAGGCTTCAGCTTCGGCATCACGGCGGCGGGCGGCACCGGCTATTACCTCGCGCAGATGATGGTGCAGGGCGAGGCCGAGATCGACATGGCAGGCCTTGACCCGCGCCGCTTCGGCGGCTGGATGACCACCGAATATGCCGCACGCAAGAACGAGGAATGCTACGACCACGTCTTCATCCTGCACCATCCCGACGAGGAACGCCCGGCCTGCCGCCCGCTGCGCACCGCCCCGGTCTATGACCGGCAGGTGGCGCTGGGGGCGCAGTTCGGCCAGGTGAACGGCTGGGAGCGGCCGAACTACTACGGCCCCGTTGGCGCGCCCGAGCATTTCGACCATGACTCGCGGTCGTTCCGCCGGGGTGCCTGGTGGGAATATGCCAAGGCCGAGGCCGAGGCGCTGCGTTCTACGGCAGGGCTGATCGACGCCACCGCCTTCACCAAGCACATCGTGCGCGGGCCGGGGGCGACGGCGTTTCTGGACTGGTTCACCACCAACAAGCTGCCTGCCGTGGGGCGGATCAACCTGACCTATGCGCTGACGCCCACCGGCACCACGCGGACCGAATACACCATCGTGCGCAACGGCCCGGACGACTACTATCTGGTCAGCGCCGGGGCGTGGACGGCCTATGATGCCGATTACATGAGGAAATGCGCCGAGGACAAGGCGCCCGAGTTCGGGCACATCGACATCCGTGACGTGACGACGCAATGGGGTGTCTTCGCGTTGGCCGGGCCGAACGCGCGTGCGATCCTGCGCGAGATCGTAAAGGATGCCGACCCCGACAGCGTGCTGTCGAACAAGCGGTTCCCGTGGCTCTCGGCGCGGCGGATCGAACTGGGCATGTGCCCGGTCAGCGCGATCCGCGTCGCCTATACCGGCGAGCTGGGGTGGGAGCTGCACCACCCGATCGAGATGCAGCGCTACCTGTGGGATCTGCTGCTGGCTGCGGGGGCGAAGCACGGCATGAAACTGGTCGGCGCGCGGGCGCAGAACTGGCTGCGGCAGGAAAAATCCTATCGCGCCTTCGGGACCGAGCTTGGCCGCGATGCGACTCCGCTGGAGGCGGGGCTGGACCGTTTCGTGGACCTCACGAAAGACTTTCAGGGCAAGCAGGCGATGCTCGACACCGGCATTCGGGCGAAATGTGTCACCGTGCTGATCGACGGGCCGACGGATGCCGACCCCTGGGGGAAAGAGGCGCTGTTCCACGATGGCGCCAAGGTCGGGCGGCTGACCTCGGGCGGCTGGTCGGTCGCGTTCGGCAAGCAGATCGGCATGGGCTATGTGCCCCCGGCGCTGGCGACGGTGGGCACAAGGCTGAAGGTGCGGATGCTGTTGCAGGACTGGGATGCGGTGGTGGTCGAAGACAGCCCCCACGACCCGGCGAACGCCCGCATCCGCATCGACGGCTAG